Genomic segment of Xanthomonas sp. DAR 35659:
AACGGCGAGGTCGCGCTGCAGGTCGGCTCGCGCCCGCGCGCGCCCGAACCGGTGGCGCCGGCCGCCACCGACGCGGCCGCGGCGCGCACGCCGCCGGCGCCGCTGCTGGAACCGTTCGCCGGCAACCTCGATGCGCACTACACCTTCGCCAACTTCGTGGAGGGCCGCAGCAACCAGCTCGGCCTGGCCGCGGCCACGCAGGCCGCGCAGAAGCCCGGCGACCGCGCGCACAACCCGCTGCTGCTGTACGGCAGCACCGGCCTGGGCAAGACCCACCTGATGTTCGCCGCCGGCAACGCGATGCGCGAGCAGAACCCGAACGCGCGGGTGATGTACCTGCGTTCGGAACAGTTCTTCAGCGCGATGATCCGCGCGCTGCAGGACAAGACCATGGACCAGTTCAAGCGCCAGTTCCAGCAGGTGGACGCGCTGCTGATCGACGACATCCAGTTCTTCGCCGGCAAGGACCGCACCCAGGAGGAGTTCTTCCACACCTTCAACGCGCTGTTCGACGGCCGCCAGCAGATCATCCTGACCTGCGACCGCTACCCGCGCGAGGTCGAGGGCCTGGAGCCGCGGCTGAAGTCGCGCCTGGCCTGGGGCCTGTCGGTGGCGATCGATCCGCCGGATTTCGAGACCCGCGCGGCGATCGTGCTGGCCAAGGCACGCGAGCGCGGCGCCGAGATCCCGGACGACGTGGCGTTCCTGATCGCCAAGAAGATGCGCTCGAACGTGCGCGACCTGGAAGGCGCCCTCAACACGCTGGCCGCGCGCGCCAACTTCACCGGCCGCGCGATCACCACCGAGTTCGCCCAGGAGACCCTGCGCGACCTGCTGCGCGCGCAGCAGCAGGCGATCGGCATTCCCAACATCCAGAAGACCGTGGCCGACTACTACGGCCTGCAGATCAAGGATCTGCTGTCCAAGCGGCGCACGCGCTCGCTGGCGCGGCCGCGGCAGGTGGCGATGGCGCTGACCAAGGAACTGACCGAGCACAGCCTGCCGGAGATCGGCGATGCGTTCGCCGGGCGCGACCACACCACCGTGTTGCACGCCTGCCGCCAGATCAAGCACCTGATGGAGACCGACGGCAAGCTGCGCGAAGACTGGGACAAGCTGATCCGCAAGCTGAGCGAGTAGGGCGGAAGGGCGGCGCGGGGCACCGTCCGGCGCCGCGTGATAAATCGGTGCATGACTTCGCGACAAATCCGGGAGAAACTGTGGATAAAGCGCGACGCGGCAACCGCGGCAAAACTATCCACAGGTTTCCCCACCCTTCCAGGGGCAGTAATACAGGGGATTGAAGGGGAGAAAATCCCTTTTAATACAGATAGTTGAGCCATGTTTACA
This window contains:
- the dnaA gene encoding chromosomal replication initiator protein DnaA, with the protein product MDAWPRCLERLEAEFPAEDVHTWLKPLQAEQRHDNSMVLYAPNAFIVEQVRERYLARIRELLTYFAGNGEVALQVGSRPRAPEPVAPAATDAAAARTPPAPLLEPFAGNLDAHYTFANFVEGRSNQLGLAAATQAAQKPGDRAHNPLLLYGSTGLGKTHLMFAAGNAMREQNPNARVMYLRSEQFFSAMIRALQDKTMDQFKRQFQQVDALLIDDIQFFAGKDRTQEEFFHTFNALFDGRQQIILTCDRYPREVEGLEPRLKSRLAWGLSVAIDPPDFETRAAIVLAKARERGAEIPDDVAFLIAKKMRSNVRDLEGALNTLAARANFTGRAITTEFAQETLRDLLRAQQQAIGIPNIQKTVADYYGLQIKDLLSKRRTRSLARPRQVAMALTKELTEHSLPEIGDAFAGRDHTTVLHACRQIKHLMETDGKLREDWDKLIRKLSE